The Odocoileus virginianus isolate 20LAN1187 ecotype Illinois chromosome 27, Ovbor_1.2, whole genome shotgun sequence genome has a window encoding:
- the GUCA1B gene encoding guanylyl cyclase-activating protein 2, with protein sequence MGQQFSWEEAEENGTVDVAELQEWYKKFLEECPSGTLFLHEFKRFFKVTDNEEATQYVEGMFRAFDKNGDNTIDFLEYVAALNLVLRGTLEHKLKWTFKIYDKDRNGSIDRQELLDIVESIYKLKKACSVEMEAEQQDKLLTPEEVVDRIFLLVDENGDGQLSLNEFVEGARRDKWVMKMLQMDLNPSSWISQQRRKSAMF encoded by the exons ATGGGGCAGCAGTTCAGCTGGGAGGAGGCGGAGGAGAATGGCACGGTGGACGTGGCGGAGCTGCAGGAGTGGTACAAGAAGTTTCTGGAGGAGTGTCCCAGCGGCACGCTCTTCCTGCACGAGTTTAAGCGCTTCTTCAAGGTCACGGACAACGAGGAGGCCACCCAATACGTGGAGGGCATGTTCCGAGCCTTCGACAAGAATGGG GACAACACCATTGACTTCCTGGAGTACGTGGCAGCTCTGAACCTTGTGCTGAGGGGCACCCTGGAGCACAAGCTCAAGTGGACCTTCAAGATCTACGACAAGGACCGCAATGGCAGCATCGACCGCCAGGAGCTGCTGGACATCGTGGAG TCCATCTACAAGCTGAAGAAAGCCTGCAGCGTGGAGATGGAGGCTGAGCAGCAAGACAAGCTGCTCACGCCCGAGGAGGTCGTGGACAGGATCTTCCTTCTGGTGGATGAAAATGGAGATG GCCAGCTATCCCTGAATGAGTTCGTTGAAGGTGCCCGTCGTGACAAGTGGGTGATGAAGATGCTGCAGATGGATCTGAACCCCAGTAGCTGGATCTCTCAGCAGAGGCGGAAAAGTGCCATGTTCTGA